A region from the Lolium perenne isolate Kyuss_39 chromosome 4, Kyuss_2.0, whole genome shotgun sequence genome encodes:
- the LOC127295857 gene encoding lipid phosphate phosphatase gamma, whose translation MAGEYQEMAASVPPALKAITLTHVRYPRGDRLGLFLAWVSLIPVFISLGGFVSHFMFRRELQGICFAVGLLLSQVLNELIKRSVAQSRPAYCELLETCDSHGWPSSHAQYTFFFATYLSLFVLRRSTASRVTAALSWPLAFLTMLSRVYLGYHTVPQVCAGAVVGLVCGAIWYWVANTILVEYFPMIEESAIGRWLYIKDTSHILDVLKFEYDNARAARKKVATD comes from the exons ATGGCGGGGGAGTACCAGGAGATGGCGGCGTCGGTGCCGCCGGCGCTGAAGGCGATCACGCTCACGCACGTCCGCTACCCGCGTGGCGACCGCCTCGGCCTCTTCCTCGCCTGGGTCTCCCTCATCCCGGTCTTCATCTCCCTCGGCGGCTTCGTCTCCCACTTCATGTTCCGCCGCGAGCTGCAGGGCATCTGCTTCGCCGTGGGGCTCCTCCTCTCGCAGGTGCTCAACGAGCTCATCAAGCGCTCCGTCGCGCAGTCCCGCCCGGCCTACTGCGAGCTGCTCGAGACCTGCGACTCCCACGGCTGGCCCTCCAGCCACGCGCAGTACACCTTCTTCTTCGCCACCTACCTCTCGCTCTTCGTGCTCCGGCGCTCCACCGCCAGCCGCGTCACCGCCGCCCTCTCCTGGCCGCTCGCCTTCCTCACCATGCTCTCCAGGGTCTACCTCGGATACCACACCGTGCCGCAG GTTTGCGCGGGAGCAGTAGTGGGCCTTGTATGTGGTGCTATCTGGTACTGGGTTGCCAACACCATTCTTGTTGAATACTTCCCAATGATAGAGGAAAGCGCAATTGGAAGGTGGTTGTATATCAAGGATACTTCACATATTCTAGATGTGCTCAAGTTTGAGTATGACAATGCAAGGGCAGCACGGAAGAAAGTTGCTACTGATTGA
- the LOC127295854 gene encoding uncharacterized protein: protein MEASPATRLPEADALPDGFVESSSADQVPPTSSAPAPAAAGSPHPALGPDHEAATVDNGGETLGALSSSSAAADTLRGLDLNVAWEPESAPGQQGPAADIGEAKDSMKESFVVEQAEPLAIQKESVEPKRKAVKKGSKLEKDRELLELAQRYHRVVAERDAAIAVKEKLESLCREFQRQNKMLKEECQRVSTQGQNFRTDMSDKFENAMKAVGVKLEEQKNECIAQFEENNSLRNKLKELADQYNIIQQKYAHQLKEKTLELELADLKIKQHQAKAAQEHAQMVLYAEQVSQLVSTEKTLRVQLAADGEKFQQFQDALSKSNETFETYRREMEQMVKVIKEFRKQNAALKSKCENSDVALVKLVEEREVMKKQLDKYKNQKEKLESLCRSLQAERKQSPSLNTPDATTSDQADLTANQESEMSDA from the exons ATGGAAGCCTCGCCGGCGACGCGTCTCCCGGAGGCGGACGCGCTCCCCGACGGCTTCGTCGAGAGCTCCTCCGCCGACCAGGTCCCGCCTACCTCCTccgcccccgcccccgccgccgccggttcTCCTCATCCCGCCCTCGGCCCCGATCACGAGGCCGCCACCGTCGACAACGGCGGCGAAACCCTAGGCGctctctcttcctcctccgccgccgccgataCCCTTCGGGGCCTCGATCTGAACGTCGCCTGGGAGCCGGAGAGCGCTCCCGGGCAGCAGGGCCCCGCCGCAGACATAGGAG AGGCTAAGGATTCGATGAAGGAGAGCTTTGTGGTAGAGCAAGCAGAACCTCTGGCGATCCAAAAG GAGAGTGTTGAGCCAAAGCGTAAGGCTGTGAAGAAGGGCAGTAAGCTGGAGAAGGACAGGGAGCTGCTGGAACTTGCACAGAGGTACCATAGAGTGGTGGCAGAGAGGGATGCAG CTATTGCAGTTAAAGAAAAATTAGAATCTCTTTGTAGGGAATTTCAGCGTCAAAACAAAATGTTAAAG GAAGAGTGCCAAAGGGTGTCAACACAGGGGCAGAACTTTCGGACGGACATGTCTGACAAATTTGAGAATGCTATGAAG GCTGTTGGTGTCAAGCTTGAGGAGCAGAAAAATGAATGCATTGCTCAGTTCGAAGAGAACAATTC CCTGAGAAATAAACTCAAAGAACTTGCTGATCAGTATAATATCATTCAGCAGAAATATGCTCATCAG TTGAAAGAAAAGACGCTGGAACTTGAGCTTGCTGATCTGAAAATTAAACAGCATCAAGCGAAGGCAGCACAAGAACATGCCCAAATGGTGTTGTACGCTGAGCAAGTTTCTCAACTTGTCAGTACTGAGAAGACCCTGCGGGTACAGCTAGCTGCCGATggcgaaaaatttcagcagtttcag GATGCTCTATCAAAAAGCAATGAAACCTTTGAGACTTACAGGAGGGAGATGGAACAG ATGGTGAAGGTAATCAAAGAATTTAGGAAGCAAAATGCAGCCCTGAAGAGCAAATGCGAGAACTCAGATGTTGCTCTTGTGAAGCTCGTTGAGGAG CGTGAGGtgatgaagaagcaactggacaaaTATAAGAACCAAAAGGAGAAGCTCGAGTCCCTGTGCCGGTCACTGCAGGCAGAAAGGAAGCAAAGCCCCTCTCTCAACACTCCTGATGCCACCACCTCTGACCAAGCGGATCTTACAGCGAATCAGGAGTCAGAGATGTCTGATGCCTGA
- the LOC127295856 gene encoding RNA pseudouridine synthase 5, translated as MADAGETSLSQANYSFGRPWPELNEGLSYTDTFRCADAETTTTLIEFYSENYKSSAPLPGWIHRIRNGQITVDGQVVTDPDMILREGSKLIYHRLAWQEPSAPHFLQVLYEDEDMVALNKPSGLQVLPKGLFQQRTVLAQLQWKEWKMPPSSRSKRKDVQLHPVPVHRLGRGTSGLLLCAKTKLAKVRLASYFAEGAINAGKKRDETEVGKERKISKFYRALVTGILKNDEDVVTQPIGLVHYPGVAEGLYVACSSGKPAMSKVCVLERLAQQNQSLVQVEIHSGRPHQIRIHLAYIGHPLVDDPLYGIGGQPKFDDLESSSTDVSFAYDGGYERPLQPVPGDCGYHLHAHWLVLYHPTTNKTLKITAPLPHILQTQQERCDQQVDA; from the exons ATGGCCGACGCCGGAGAAACTTCGCTGTCGCAGGCGAACTACTCCTTCGGGAGGCCATGGCCGGAGCTCAACGAAGGACTCTCCTACACCGACACGTTCCGGTGCGCTG ATGCGGAAACCACCACCACCTTGATCGAGTTCTACTCCGAGAACTACAAGAGCTCCGCGCCATTACCCGG GTGGATTCATAGGATTCGTAATGGCCAG ATAACAGTTGATGGTCAAGTTGTCACTGATCCAGATATGATCCTCCG GGAGGGTTCTAAATTGATATATCATCGCCTCGCATGGCAGGAGCCATCTGCACCACATTTTCTTCAAGTGCTTTATGAAGATGAGGACATG GTTGCCCTTAATAAGCCTTCTGGTTTGCAAGTTCTGCCTAAAGGACTCTTCCAGCAGCGCACTGTTCTAGCACAGCTTCAGTGGAAAGAGTGGAAGATGCCCCCATCAAGCCGCTCCAAGAGAAAAGATGTGCAATTGCATCCTGTACCTGTTCATCGATTAGGAAGGGGCACATCAG GTCTACTTCTTTGTGCCAAGACAAAGCTTGCCAAAGTTCGACTTGCCTCTTATTTTGCAGAAGGTGCTATAAATGCTGGGAAGAAAAG GGATGAAACAGAGGTCGGCAAAGAACGAAAAATTTCAAAATTCTATCGAGCATTAGTAACTGGTATACTTAAAAATGATGAG GATGTGGTTACTCAACCCATAGGACTGGTTCATTACCCTGGAGTTGCAGAGGGTCTTTATGTAGCATGTTCCTCAG GGAAGCCAGCAATGAGCAAAGTTTGCGTACTTGAGAGACTTGCACAGCAAAATCAATCGCTGGTTCAG GTTGAAATTCATTCAGGACGGCCTCACCAAATAAGGATACACCTTGCATACATTGGACACCCTCTTGTTG ATGATCCTCTCTATGGTATTGGTGGGCAGCCTAAATTTGATGACCTGGAATCTAGTAGTACGGATGTTTCTTTCGCATACGACGG AGGTTATGAGAGACCTTTACAGCCTGTTCCTGGAGACTGTGGGTATCACTTACATGCGCATTGGCTGGTCCTTTATCATCCAACTACAAATAAG ACGCTGAAGATAACCGCCCCTCTGCCGCATATCCTACAGACTCAACAGGAGCGTTGCGATCAGCAAGTTGATGCTTGA
- the LOC127295858 gene encoding uncharacterized protein encodes MNTTQKVDPVQPAAKITQQASQFKRWGRKHPFVRYGLPLISLTVFGAVGLGHLIQGGKEVTKEKEDIEWEVVETTKALSRTGPVEGAYKPKNLSLEDELKALQQKVDINSYDYKRIPKPNENK; translated from the exons ATGAATACAACTCAGAAAGTTGACCCAGTGCAACCAGCTGCTAAGATCACTCAGCAAGCCTCACAATTCAAACGATGGGGACGGAAACATCCATTTGTTCGATATGGCCTTCCACTCATTTCTTTGACAGTGTTTGGTGCGGTTGGTCTAGGTCATCTTATACAGGGAGG CAAAGAAGTAACAAAGGAAAAGGAGGATATAGAATGGGAGGTTGTAGAGACGACAAAAGCTCTGAGCCGAACAGGACCGGTGGAAGGGGCCTATAAGCCTAAGAACCTCTCCCTAGAGGATGAACTGAAG GCTTTGCAGCAAAAGGTGGACATAAACAGCTACGACTACAAGAGAATTCCCAAACCAAATGAGAATAAGTGA